AACGCTGCAGTAGCTTCCTGAACTGCAGAATCCCAGTGTTCCTGTAAATCTTCAGCTCTCCAGACAGCTCTCATTCCTTTACCTCCACCCCCTGCGGTAGCTTTAATCATCACCGGATAACCTACTTCTTCTGCCAGTTTAGCAGCAGTTTCGTAACCGTCAATTAACCCTTCAGAACCCGGAACACAAGGTACACCGGCTTCCTTCATGGTAGCTTTTGCGTTAGCTTTATCGCCCATTCTGTCGATCTGGTCAGGAGTTGCACCAATAAATTTAATACCGTTTTCCTGACAGATTCTTGAAAAATTTGAGTTTTCTGATAGAAATCCATATCCCGGGTGGATGGCGTCTGCATTGGTAATTTCGGCCGCTGCAATAATATTTGAAATCTTCAGATAAGAATCCTTGCTCATCGCGGGCCCAATACAAACTGCTTCGTCCGCAAATCTTACGTGCAGGCTGTCTTTATCTGCAGTAGAATAAACTGCCACAGTTTTGATTCCCATTTCCTTGCAGGTACGCAGAATACGCATTGCAATTTCGCCTCTGTTGGCAATTAATATTTTTTTGAACATCGTAGTTGAAATTTTAAATTTTGAATTTCGAATTTTAAATTATTTTTAAATGAGTACCATTTAAAATCTATAATCTAATTTAAAATTTCTTAAGATGGATCTACTAAGAATAAAGGCTGATCATATTCAACTGGTGTCGCATCATCTACCAAAATTTTCACGATTTTTCCGGAAATTTCAGATTCGATCTGGTTGAATAACTTCATTGCTTCGATTACACAAACTACCTTACCATTAGAAACTTCGTCACCAACATTCACGAAAACATCCTTATCTGGTGATGGTTTTCTGTAGAACGTTCCGATCATCGGAGATTTAATCGTTACAAATTTGCTGTCGTCATCAGCAGCAACATCAGCAGGAGTATTTGCGGCAGGTGCAGATGACACTGCAGGCGCAGATGCAGCTGGTTGTGGTGCTGTATGATAAACCGCCGGCTGTTGCATATAGCTCACTTCATTCCCTCCCAGTGGAGTTTTGATTGTGATTTCGAAATCTTTTGTTTTGTATTTTACTTCAGAAACTTCTGCCTTAGACACAAATTTGATCAGATTTTGTATGTCTTTAATGTCCATTATATGTGGTATTTGTTTATTATGCCAAAGATACTAAAAATCAGTAAAAAACAACAAAAAACCACTCAAAATTGAAAAAATTGAGTGGTTTTGGTATAAAATTGAAGTTTTTAAGATTTTTAGATCTTAATCTTCTTCTGTAGTTTCTACTGCTTTTTCCATTACTACTTTACCTCTGTAGTACATTTTTCCTTCGAACCAATGCGCTCTGTGATAAAGGTGCATTTCTCCTGAAGTTGCATCTTTTGCCAATTGAGGAACACTTGCTTTGTAGTGGGTTCTTCTCTTATCTCTTCTTGTTGACGATTGTCTTCTCTTTGGATGTGCCATTTCTTATAATTTTGTTTGATGAGCGATGAGTAGTTGATTGCTCAATTCTCATCATTTAAACTATTTAATTTTTATCTTTTAACTTCTTTAAAGCTTCCCATCGGGGATCGCTTTCCGGTTCTTCTTCTGTTTCGTCTTTCGGACTGAATTTTTCAAGGATTTCTAAATCTTCTTCAGAAACATTCGGCGAAATCTTCTTCATCGGTATGGCAAGCATTACGACTTCGTAGATTAACTGCGCAACATTGAATGCGTGATCGGTCATCGGAATGGTAATCACATCTTCTTCGCTGTCATCATATTCTGCACCGAATTTTACCAGAACATTTAAATCATTTTCTATAGGATGGGTAAAATTTTCGTTCGTGATATCACAAACTAAATTTACCGTTCCGGAAGTTTTAATGTTAACTTCTAAAAAAGTGGTGTGTTTATCCATTAAAACATCAGCAACTATTTTAGGTTCTGTAAATTCCTGTTCAGTATCGAAAAGTTGAAAGAACGCTTTATCTATCTCAAATTGGAACTCGTGTCTACCGTTTCTTTGTCCCGAAAACACGATATCGTAGTTTCTTAACTTGTCCATAAAATGAGTGTGCAAAAATATGCAAATTTTTTAATATTACAAATAATTTTCAAAACAATTAATCAGGAAAAATGATTTTCAAAATACTAACTGTTTTTTTCCTGTGGTAAATCCTCGTCAACACCGTTCCCTGAAGCATTTCGCCGTGGCTGCATGCGGTTGGTCACCAATTCATTGTACTCTCTTCGGTTTTTAAAAATCTTTATCGCCATAAAAATAGCTTCGGTGAAACTCTGCTCGTCGGCAATGTTCTGTCCGGCGATATCGTAGGCAACACCGTGATCGGGTGAAGTTCTTATAAATGGCAATCCGGCTGTATAATTCACTCCTTCTTCATAAGCAAGTGTTTTAAAGGGCGCCAAACCCTGGTCGTGATACATGGCCAAAACCGCATCGTAATTCTTATATTTCCCCGGCTGGAAGAAACTGTCTGCCGGAAAAGGCCCGAACGTCAAAATTCCGTTATCAAAAAGTTCTTTAATTGCAGGAGAAATAATTTCGATTTCTTCTCTGCCGATCACCCCACCGTCGCCGGAATGAGGATTCAACCCTAAAACTGCAATCTTAGGTCTTGCAATCTGAAAATCCTCGATCAGACACTGATTCAGCATTTTGATCTGTTTCTTTATTTTTTCTTTTGAAATACTTTCTGCAACCTGCGAAATCGGAATATGATGAGTAGAAACAGCTACCTTCAAATCATCAGTAACTAAAAACATAAGCCCTTTTCTTCCGAACTTCTCTTCGAGATAACCAGTGTGTCCGGCGTGCGCGAAACCATGCTTCATCATTTCATCCTTATTAATAGGCGCAGTAACTAAAACATCAATTTCACCGTTCATCAAAGAGATAGTAGCGGCTTCTAAAGAATCGATCGCCATTTTGGTAGATTCTTCGGTAGGCTTACCCAAATCAACATTTACGTTTTCCTTCGTAAGGTTTACCATATTAATTTTATCCCCAACTGCCTGTGTGGCATCTGTGATATAATTAAAATTATGCTGAAGTTTAAAAATGTTTTTCTGATAGGTAAAGAGTTTCCCTGAACCAAAAATAATGGGCGTGAAGAAATCGGTAATTGCTTTATCTTTTAGAGATTTCATGATGATTTCCGGGCCAATCCCATTGAAATCACCGATCGAAATTCCTACCCTTACTTTATGGTGTTTAGCACTCATTTTTAATTTATCTTTGAAGATTAATAGAATTTCACAAATTTAGCAATTTAGAAATAACTATTCCCGAATTATTTACAACTTAATTTTCTATAAATCCCATCCCATGTTTACAGGAATCATTGAAGCGACCGCCACCCTTGAAAAAATTGAACACAGTGGCGATAATATTAACTTTACCCTCAGCTGTCCTTTTACCCAGGAATTGAAGATCGATCAAAGCCTTGCTCATAATGGCTGTTGCCTTACCGTTGTAGAAATTACAGATACCGGCTACAGTGTTACTGCAATTGCAGAGACTTTAGAAAAAACCAATCTGGGGAAATGGAATGTAGGAACTGAGGTTAATTTGGAACGCTGTTTGAAGTGGGATGGAAGACTGGATGGACATATTGTTCAGGGCCATGTAGACAAAACCGGAACCGTAGAAAAAATTGAAGACAAAGACGGAAGTTTTTTTATTACCATTCAGTATGATGAGACAGATGATTATGTTACCGTTCCACAGGGATCTATAACGGTAAACGGCATCAGCTTAACGGTAGCTTCCAGCGGTTCAGGTAAATTTTCAGTAGCGATAATCCCATACACATGGGAATTCACGAATATGAAAAATCTGCAGCCGGGCGATATGGTAAATCTGGAATTCGACATTATAGGAAAATATGTAACGAAACTGATGAAAAAAAATGCCCTTCTCTAAATACAAAGGTTATAGCTTACGAAATAAAGTCTTTTGGGGCTTTCTGCTGATCTGTTTGCTCAGTACCGTAAGTTCATCCATCCTTTCTTATTTTATTTTGCGCAATAACGCGGTGGAACAAAGCCGTACTGATCTTCAGAAAAAATCTGAAGCGTTAATGTCAGCACTGGACTATGCGGTAAGCCATAAACAGGCTCAGACGAGCGATTTACCCGGGATTTTAGCAAATGATATTTTCGAGATTGCAGACATCAACAATCAGGATATTATTATATATGACCTTTCCGGAAAATTTTTGATCTCCAACAAAGATTATAATCTCATCAGCCAAAAAGAGATTCCGGTAGAAATCGCTAACCGGGTGTTGAAAAGTGACAGCCGGGTTGATTTTCAGACTTACGACAAAAAGATCGACGCAAACGTTTCCTCCTCATATATGATTTTGAGAAACAATATGCTGGAGCCGATTGCAATCGTCTTTTTCCCTTTCTATCACAACGACAGTGCTTATTTCAGTGTATTCAACAAATATGTAAATTATATTGTTGTTCTTACCCTTTTCATCATTGCAATATCAGTTTGGCTGAGTTGGGTTATTTCGAATAATCTTACCAGAGCTGTAACCAAATTTTCAGATAAAATCAATCAGATTACTCTTTTCGAAGACGATCCTAAACCTATTAAATATTACCATAATGATGAACTGAATCAACTTGTTAAAGCATATAACAAAATGATTCTGCAGATTCAGGAACAGAAACAGCGGCTGAGTTTCAAAGAAAAAGAAGAAGCGTGGCGGGAAATGGCCAAGCAGGTAGCTCATGAAGTGAAGAATCCTCTAACTCCTATGAAACTCACGATACAGAATTTTGAAAGAAAATTTGATCCCGCCGACCCTGAGATCCGTGACAAAGTAAAGCACCTTAGCCGCACGCTGGTGGATCAGATTGATCTCGTTGCCACAGTAGCAAGTGCATTTTCGCAGTTTGCACAACTCCCGGAGAAAAACAATGAAATATTTGATTTAAATAAAGAGATCAGAAATATTATCAACGTATTCAGCGACGAAAAAATTTATTTCCACTCAAATAAAGATCAGATTATGATGGAAATGGATAAGATTTACCTTTCCAGAATCATCACCAACCTGGTAGCAAACGCCAGACAGGCAAAACATGATGACCGCGAGAATATCATAAACCTCGATGTAGAACAGCGACAAAAGAGAGTCATCATTACTGTGGATGACAACGGAACGGGAATTCCCGAAGAACTGTACGACAGAATTTTCGAGCCTAACTTCACCTCTAAAACCAGTGGAACCGGACTAGGATTAACCATGGTAAGAAAAATGGTTGAAGATTACAAAGGCGAAATTTCTGTAAAATCGGAAGTAGGGAAAGGCACTACTTTCACGATATCGCTTCCGACCAATATGTAGACTTCTTTATTTCAATGAAACCTTTTCACTTCAAACAATTCAGCGTACAGCAGTCTGCAAAGGTATTCCGTGTGGGGACAGACGGTGTTTTGCTGGGCGCTTCTGCTTCGGTTCAGAATGCAAGAAAAATTTTGGAAATCGGAACCGGAACAGGTCTGATTGCTCTAATGGTTGCGCAGCGAAATGCGGAAGCCATCATAACTGCTATTGAAATTAATGAGTACGCAGCTGCAATTGCAGCCGAAAATTTCAGATCCTCTCCTTTTTATAACAGGTTAAAAGTTCTTCAGCAGGATTTCAAATCTTATAACGTCAAGGATAAATTTGACATAATCATTTCGAACCCACCGTATTTTGAAATAAACCCTTCCGAAAAGGATATCTTGGCCAGGCAGCAAACTGAACTTTCCTTTGGGGATTTGATATCTAATGCATCGCAAATTCTGTCGGAAAGCGGAACATTTTCGGTTATTATTCCCTTTGATGCCGGTAATGATTTCGAAAAAAGATGTCGTAAAGAGGGCTTGTTTCTGGTTAGAAAGAACACCATTTTTGGAATCCAAAACGCATCCCCGAAACGACTGATTCTGGAGTTTGGATTTGAAAATAAAAAAATTACTGAAACCGAATTGGTGATCGAAAAATCTCCCCGAAGGTACAGCGACGATTATCTCGCCCTGACGCAGGATTTTCACGTTTTCGGAAAATAGATTATTTTGGCGCGTTCAGGGTTACCACGATATCTTTGTTTATGTTT
The window above is part of the Kaistella faecalis genome. Proteins encoded here:
- the accB gene encoding acetyl-CoA carboxylase biotin carboxyl carrier protein, which produces MDIKDIQNLIKFVSKAEVSEVKYKTKDFEITIKTPLGGNEVSYMQQPAVYHTAPQPAASAPAVSSAPAANTPADVAADDDSKFVTIKSPMIGTFYRKPSPDKDVFVNVGDEVSNGKVVCVIEAMKLFNQIESEISGKIVKILVDDATPVEYDQPLFLVDPS
- the rpmF gene encoding 50S ribosomal protein L32, whose protein sequence is MAHPKRRQSSTRRDKRRTHYKASVPQLAKDATSGEMHLYHRAHWFEGKMYYRGKVVMEKAVETTEED
- a CDS encoding YceD family protein, with product MDKLRNYDIVFSGQRNGRHEFQFEIDKAFFQLFDTEQEFTEPKIVADVLMDKHTTFLEVNIKTSGTVNLVCDITNENFTHPIENDLNVLVKFGAEYDDSEEDVITIPMTDHAFNVAQLIYEVVMLAIPMKKISPNVSEEDLEILEKFSPKDETEEEPESDPRWEALKKLKDKN
- the pdxA gene encoding 4-hydroxythreonine-4-phosphate dehydrogenase PdxA; amino-acid sequence: MSAKHHKVRVGISIGDFNGIGPEIIMKSLKDKAITDFFTPIIFGSGKLFTYQKNIFKLQHNFNYITDATQAVGDKINMVNLTKENVNVDLGKPTEESTKMAIDSLEAATISLMNGEIDVLVTAPINKDEMMKHGFAHAGHTGYLEEKFGRKGLMFLVTDDLKVAVSTHHIPISQVAESISKEKIKKQIKMLNQCLIEDFQIARPKIAVLGLNPHSGDGGVIGREEIEIISPAIKELFDNGILTFGPFPADSFFQPGKYKNYDAVLAMYHDQGLAPFKTLAYEEGVNYTAGLPFIRTSPDHGVAYDIAGQNIADEQSFTEAIFMAIKIFKNRREYNELVTNRMQPRRNASGNGVDEDLPQEKNS
- a CDS encoding riboflavin synthase, with the translated sequence MFTGIIEATATLEKIEHSGDNINFTLSCPFTQELKIDQSLAHNGCCLTVVEITDTGYSVTAIAETLEKTNLGKWNVGTEVNLERCLKWDGRLDGHIVQGHVDKTGTVEKIEDKDGSFFITIQYDETDDYVTVPQGSITVNGISLTVASSGSGKFSVAIIPYTWEFTNMKNLQPGDMVNLEFDIIGKYVTKLMKKNALL
- a CDS encoding sensor histidine kinase, whose amino-acid sequence is MPFSKYKGYSLRNKVFWGFLLICLLSTVSSSILSYFILRNNAVEQSRTDLQKKSEALMSALDYAVSHKQAQTSDLPGILANDIFEIADINNQDIIIYDLSGKFLISNKDYNLISQKEIPVEIANRVLKSDSRVDFQTYDKKIDANVSSSYMILRNNMLEPIAIVFFPFYHNDSAYFSVFNKYVNYIVVLTLFIIAISVWLSWVISNNLTRAVTKFSDKINQITLFEDDPKPIKYYHNDELNQLVKAYNKMILQIQEQKQRLSFKEKEEAWREMAKQVAHEVKNPLTPMKLTIQNFERKFDPADPEIRDKVKHLSRTLVDQIDLVATVASAFSQFAQLPEKNNEIFDLNKEIRNIINVFSDEKIYFHSNKDQIMMEMDKIYLSRIITNLVANARQAKHDDRENIINLDVEQRQKRVIITVDDNGTGIPEELYDRIFEPNFTSKTSGTGLGLTMVRKMVEDYKGEISVKSEVGKGTTFTISLPTNM
- a CDS encoding tRNA1(Val) (adenine(37)-N6)-methyltransferase, which translates into the protein MKPFHFKQFSVQQSAKVFRVGTDGVLLGASASVQNARKILEIGTGTGLIALMVAQRNAEAIITAIEINEYAAAIAAENFRSSPFYNRLKVLQQDFKSYNVKDKFDIIISNPPYFEINPSEKDILARQQTELSFGDLISNASQILSESGTFSVIIPFDAGNDFEKRCRKEGLFLVRKNTIFGIQNASPKRLILEFGFENKKITETELVIEKSPRRYSDDYLALTQDFHVFGK